The DNA region ccctagggccttgattccttgagaaacacccttgcttgattgatggactgatctcctggtcagtttgacctaatttctgacttgcttgctcttgaggcaactggggacaatgcaatgctatgcaatgtatcatgatattctatgacctaatatgaaatggtatgtacaatgataggtgcaaatttgaggtgctacacatggACAATACTCTTAGTCAACGGTGATAGAGTTTGTGACACAAACCATGGTTATATCTTCAAAATGCATACAATATAACTATAATTAGTATAAACTTTTccataataaataataatttaattttattaaaagaAGGGTGACATATACATTGTtataccccgattttggtcctgaattttttatgtttttacttttgtttagcatgtttggcctaaccttactttggtcttatatgaggattggtcttggtccaaagtcatggtgtggttcatgtgattgttaatactcatatggtcttggtcatccaaacaaccaagcttcttgtgtttcaagccacttgctagtcatgttattggttcatggatactattacaaaaccctaaccttatggtctcatttcatggccttgttcatgtacattatcagtcaagttatttttcaaaagtcaaacattcaagtcataagacaaaacaatttggaagccaacttcaaaccatttgttaatccatttcaatctatttcatgtcattgtaaaccattacatttgattctACACAAGAAAATACAAGTCTTGACAATTTTTGACCAATtattgactttggtcaatagttgactttttggtcaacattgaccaaagtcacccaaaatccaaaaactctaaattttcaccacaatcatcaatcgtttgtccatttacaagaaaaatgcaaataaaattgaactttaaccatttgttgactttggtcaacagttgactttttggtcaactttgaccaaagtcaaccctatGCCATTGGTCATCCCTAATCACTAAATGACTAGTCCTAACTCTCATGACATTATCCATGTCCCTGTTATCTTTGGTTTAACCACTTGTGCTTGGCTTCTTCACTTTAATGTCAACATGGTCACACCTTGAACCTTTGGAATCTTGCTTTGCCAATTAACTTCCATCATGCTGCATTTGCCCTGCTATACCAACCTGCTGCAACGCCTAACCTGCACAGACCAAAGTCATGACCAACATAAAATCCAAGCCATAAAGTAAAGGCATTCATCTACCACAATATCATATAGCACTGATGGAACAAGATTGTTTTCGTGTGGCTCAAATAAAGAAGGGGAGTCATTTCTAGTTGAATGGAATGAAAGTGAAGGAGCTGTGAAGCGTACATACCATGGTCTTGGGTAAAGATCTGTAGGTGTTGTGCAATTTGATACCACTAAGAATAGGTTCTTAGCTGCTGGTAACACATCAAATTTGGGAATAGCTAATACACCACAAGATTACAATGCATACACATCATATGCAAATTCTTCTAATCCATATGGCTATGGCAGCAGTACGGGATACTCAGGCTACTATAACAGCTATCAGCAGCAGCAACCTAAACATGCTTATTCACAGTTTGTAGAAAATTTTTGAAAACAATTCCTTCTGCTGGAATGGTACCACAATTGCGGTACAGAGTCCAAGCTCACATAACCTGCAACAAACAACAAAGTTAGCAGCAGGCACAATGTTCACAAGCTGACTTCAATTTGAAACCAATAGCATGGAAGTTCATTAATATTCCAATTAAATTAACCTTCAGTTCCAATCTTGACAGTATGTTAGCAGTAGCTTATCATCCCTTTTCTGCAAATCAAACCGGCAATGCATTGGATGCTACTGAATGCCTTGCTCGTGAAACCGAACTTCCAACCATCCAACGAATTTCACCAAAGTTACAACCTGTGACCTGCACAAGGAAAAAACACAAACTGCTTTTCACCTTCCCATTTTTTCAGAATTTCCCAACAAATTGAGTTTTAAACCTTCGCCAACGATTCTATCCTATTGCTTTCAGGTAAGAAGTATTACACTTCCCGAATGCAGACAAAACGAGAACACTGGGACGGCGCGCAATGTATCCATCGCAAACAAACCCGCTGAATGCAGTAATTCACCCGAGCTTCCGCCGAGAGGTCTACCTCCTCTAGTGAGTGCATTGAAAGCCTCAGCTGAACAAAATACTGCTTCTTTTCACTTTCCTGGACATAACAGAGGCCATGCCGCACCTGCTTCGATGACTCAACTCATTGGAATAAGACCATATGTTCATGATTTGCCCGAGCTTCCAGAACTTGATAACCTCTTTTGTCCTCAAGGCCCCATATTAGAAGCACAAAAAGAAGCAGCCAAACTGTTTGGATCATCACACACATGGTTTCTCGTCGGAGGTACTACTTGTGGGATCCATGCAACAATTATGGCAACCTGTTCACCTGGAGATTATCTCATTCTTCCCCGGAACTGTCATGTATCAGCTATATCTGCGATGGTGTTATCTGGTGCAGTGCCTAAGTACATTGTTCCTGACTGTAAAAACGATTGGGATCTCCCTGGTGGCGTCACTCCGTTACAGGTATTGAAAGCTATCAACGAACTAGAACTGGAAGAAAAAAACTAGGAGCAGTTTTCATCACTTCACCTACTTATCATGGTGTTTGCAGTAACTTGGCTGAGATTTCTGAGATTTGTCATTCTGGGAAAATTCCTTTGATAGTTGATGAAGCTCACGGCGCACATCTAGGGTTTCATCCTAAACTGCCTAGGTCAGCCCTGCAGCAAGGTGCTGATCTAACCGTACAGTCTACCCACAAGGTTCTTTGCTCTCTTACTCAATCATCTATGCTACACATGTCAGGTAACATCGTAGATAAAGATAGAATATCTAGATGTCTCCAAACTCTCCAAAACCAACACCATACCATCAGGCATAGCAGGTAATAGACCTGCATAGTCCTACAAAGAAGCTTCGAGAAAAAACAGTTACCTTCTTGCTCCAGTCATGTTTGTGAAAATTCCCCTGTTAAACTTTGCATATCTGATGCTAGCACTAGAGTCTTTATTCTTCCAACTGTGCCTAATTTTATCAGCGAAAGTCCTAGATCCTTTGTCAGGCCGAAAGTCGAAGGATGAAGAGAGTGTTAGTACAGTTGAAGTTCCACCAAACGTGGGTCCTACCATTAAGGCTTCTGCTGCCTCACAGATGGAGTCTGCAATGGCGGCATTATCCGTTGAACATAGCAAACATGGTTCTTTTTACTGCCAAAGTTTACGCATCAATCAGAAGTGGTTCCCTAGCCATCATTGCATCCACTCTAGACTCTCTGCTGGATCTCCTTTCAGGATTCATCTTATGGTTCACTGCATTTTCCATGCAAACACCGAATCCATATCAGTACCCTATTGGAAAGAATCGGATGCAACCATTGGGAATTCTTGTTTTTGCCTCTGTCATGGCAACACTAGGACTGCAAATAATTTTGGAGTCCGTCCGCACATTAATATACACTGATAATAACTTCTACTTGACCAGGGATCAGGAGTGCTGGGTTATGGGTATTATGCTCTCAGTGACTTTGGTGAAATTCATGCTGATGATTTATTGCCGCTCTTTCACTAATGAGATTGTTAAGGCTTATGCTCAAGATCACTTTTTTGATGTGATCACTAATTTGATCGGTCTCATTGCTGCACTTTTGGCCAATTATTTTGATGATTGGATGGATCCGGTCGGTGCTATCATTCTGGCTTTATACACAATTCGCACATGGTCAATGACAGTGTTGGAAAACGTGAGTTCCTTGGTTGGAAGATCAGCTGCACCAGAGTATCTTTAGAAACTTACATACCTTTGCTGGAACCACCACAAGGCTGTAAGGCACATCGACACTGTCTGGGCTTACACATTTGGGTCTCACTACTTTGTGGAGGTTGATATCGTCTTACCAGCAGGCATGCCTTCGCAAGAGGCTCACGATATTGGTGAATCGTTGCAAGAGAAGCTCGAACTCTTGCCTGAGATCGAGCGTGCTTTTGTTCATCTTGATTACGAATACAGTCACAAACCTGAGCATGCTCAAGCTCATTCTTAGCAGCAATACGGAAAAGCAATGCCAACAACTTGTGTACTTCATTTGCGCTTTTCGCCTTCTGTCTCGGATGTAAATGTGAACCATTTTAGGTAGATTTGAATCTGTACTAACTAATGAGAAGTTGATGAGAGCTGTAAAATTGGATTTGGGATATGTTGTGATGCCTATCAATGTTGTATAGCAAGGTTGAAGACCTACTTCGAAACAAGAACATGAGCAAAGGTTACTGCAGCAACATTGTAGAACCAACACAAGGCCAAATGCAGCATCCACAACCTCCCTGTTACAAGAAATTCACTGCAATAAAAAAATGTACGATTAGTCCAAGCAGTAAAAATTCAAGAAATATCCCAAATTGGCATGAAGTCAAAACAGAGCAAGAAAGTACGTAGGTTCAGATTACCATTTTCGAACCTAGCATCAAAGAGGTCAATCCAATTTCTGAgcatccaaagtgctttgcagagttactcttcttctggaacacaaAAAACAC from Lathyrus oleraceus cultivar Zhongwan6 chromosome 1, CAAS_Psat_ZW6_1.0, whole genome shotgun sequence includes:
- the LOC127101123 gene encoding metal tolerance protein 11 — protein: MVLFTAKVYASIRSGSLAIIASTLDSLLDLLSGFILWFTAFSMQTPNPYQYPIGKNRMQPLGILVFASVMATLGLQIILESVRTLIYTDNNFYLTRDQECWVMGIMLSVTLVKFMLMIYCRSFTNEIVKAYAQDHFFDVITNLIGLIAALLANYFDDWMDPVGAIILALYTIRTWSMTVLENVSSLVGRSAAPEYL